Proteins encoded within one genomic window of Paramisgurnus dabryanus chromosome 13, PD_genome_1.1, whole genome shotgun sequence:
- the LOC135727651 gene encoding uncharacterized protein — METQDSDVTEAVKASGESTLEKAKAKALAEFDQMLNVSLNIAITGNTGSGKSSFVNALRGLCDDDEGSAPTGVTETTMEATMYEQPGMPNVKIWDLPGIGSPNFKANKYLKDVKFDTYDFFIILSSERFHQNDIMLAKEIKKKKKNFYFVRSKIDNDISAEQRKKGFDEQKILSKIREDCKNNLKEIGNPNVFLISSFELEKYDFEKLRNTLEKELPKHKRSALLQAWPVCSAESLEEKIKFFKGLIWAASLASAGIAVVPVPGLSVACDTAMVLSFLVRCYYAFGLDDRSLSRLSEKVKVPLINYLGKSKIAAAIREKTLTRIQVSSTLAVTVTAEYVLSLVPGLGSVAAAGLSFATTMYVLREGLNELANTAREIRKVAGLDAVCDNFYSEKSGIMAECSAYMDFSKALQTLGEQDPNAAATKAKEQLDAFDNVVLNIAVTGETGTGKSAFINAFRGLGDDEDMSAPTGITKTTNDVNMYTHPTKPNVKLWDLPGIGVPNLKADQYLNEVKFEIYDLFIIISSARFKENDVFLAKEIKKKQKHFYFVRSKIDNDIYSASHRRNFNKDQVLCTIRENCCKNLKDVGNPEVFLISSYDLEKYDFQKLVDTIESELSEHKRFALVQCVPVCSLAMLEKKKKMMENIAILAALASGLGGYLSMPLLSVVVDKAVLVAFFMSCRYAFGMNDQSLEKLSEKVNKPVSLLKSPIKSPFGLALVDRLSVMPHVTMSKPVTSLNDLLDEKFIVKRSQNAAMAFTNTYTGLNKALNEMMEDMTEVLKVAGLD; from the exons ATGGAAACTCAAGACTCTGATGTTACAGAGGCAGTAAAAGCATCGGGAGAGTCAACACTGGAAAAAGCTAAAGCAAAAGCTTTGGCAGAATTTGACCAGATGTTAAATGTTTCACTTAACATTGCCATAACAGGAAATACAGGATCTGGCAAATCTTCTTTTGTAAATGCACTTAGAGGTCTGTGCGATGATGATGAGGGTTCAGCCCCTACTGGAGTTACAGAAACTACAATGGAGGCCACCATGTATGAGCAACCTGGAATGCCAAATGTGAAAATTTGGGATTTGCCTGGAATAGGAAGCCCAAACTTTAAAGCAAATAAATATCTTAAGGATGTCAAATTTGACACTTATGATTTCTTCATTATCCTTAGCTCAGAGAGGTTCCATCAGAACGACATCATGCTAGCTAAAGAaataaagaagaagaagaaaaactTCTACTTTGTTCGTTCTAAGATTGACAATGACATCTCTGCAGAGCAAAGGAAGAAAGGATTCGATGAGCAGAAGATTCTTTCCAAAATAAGGGAAGACTGTAAGAACAACCTTAAAGAAATAGGAAACCCCAACGTTTTCTTGATCTCATCTTTTGAATTGGAGAAATATGATTTTGAAAAGCTCAGAAACACACTAGAAAAAGAGCTACCGAAACATAAAAGATCTGCTCTCCTACAAGCCTGGCCAGTATGTTCGGCTGAATCTCTTGAAGAGAAGATCAAGTTTTTTAAAGGGCTGATCTGGGCTGCATCTCTTGCCTCTGCAGGAATAGCAGTGGTCCCTGTGCCTGGCCTATCAGTAGCATGTGATACAGCCATGGTGTTATCGTTCCTTGTGAGGTGCTACTACGCGTTTGGCTTGGACGATCGTTCACTCAGCAGACTTTCAGAAAAAGTGAAAGTTCCACTGATAAATTATTTGGGGAAATCAAAGATCGCTGCTGCAATCCGAGAGAAAACACTGACCAGGATACAAGTCTCTTCAACGTTAGCAGTGACGGTTACCGCTGAATATGTGCTGAGTCTTGTTCCAGGTTTGGGCAGTGTTGCAGCTGCAGGATTGTCTTTTGCTACCACAATGTATGTTTTGAGAGAGGGCTTAAATGAACTGGCAAATACTGCTCGGGAAATCAGAAAAGTAGCTGGACTGGATGCAGTTTGCGATAACTTTTACAG TGAAAAATCAGGCATAATGGCCGAATGTTCTGCCTACATGGATTTCTCTAAAGCTTTGCAGACACTAGGAGAACAAGACCCAAATGCAGCTGCTACAAAGGCTAAAGAACAACTTGATGCTTTTGACAATGTAGTTCTGAACATTGCTGTGACTGGAGAAACAGGAACAGGCAAGTCTGCTTTCATTAATGCTTTTCGAGGTCTGGGTGATGATGAAGATATGTCTGCGCCTACTGGAATCACCAAAACCACAAATGATGTTAACATGTACACCCATCCCACGAAGCCAAATGTGAAACTCTGGGACTTGCCGGGGATTGGTGTGCCAAACCTCAAGGCAGACCAATATCTCAATGAAGTCAAATTTGAGATTTATGacttatttattatcatttcgTCCGCAAGGTTTAAGGAAAATGATGTCTTTTTGGCCAAGGAGATTAAAAAAAAGcaaaagcacttttattttgtccgAAGCAAGATTGACAATGACATTTACTCTGCGTCACACCGCAGAAACTTCAATAAGGATCAGGTGCTTTGCACAATCAGAGAAAACTGCTGCAAAAACTTGAAGGACGTTGGAAACCCAGAGGTGTTCTTAATATCCTCTTATGACCTGGAGAAATATGACTTCCAAAAGCTGGTAGATACCATAGAGTCAGAGCTTTCAGAACATAAGAGATTTGCTCTTGTTCAGTGTGTGCCAGTTTGTTCACTCGCTATGCTagagaagaagaaaaaaatgatggaGAATATTGCTATTCTTGCAGCTTTGGCCTCAGGCCTTGGTGGGTATTTGTCTATGCCTTTACTGTCTGTGGTTGTTGACAAGGCAGTTCTTGTGGCCTTTTTTATGAGTTGCCGTTATGCATTCGGAATGAATGACCAATCACTTGAGAAGCTTTCAGAAAAAGTGAACAAACCTGTCTCACTGTTGAAATCTCCAATAAAGTCTCCTTTTGGGTTGGCACTAGTAGACCGATTGAGTGTTATGCCTCATGTCACTATGTCAAAACCAGTTACAAGCTTAAATGACTTGCTTGATGAGAAATTTATTGTGAAAAGGAGTCAAAATGCTGCTATGGCATTTACCAATACATATACTGGCCTAAATAAAGCTCTAAATGAAATGATGGAAGATATGACAGAAGTTCTCAAAGTGGCAGGTTTGGATTAA
- the irgq1 gene encoding uncharacterized protein irgq1, which yields MDGPYSTEKLPEDLIDKIKDTFASESPGEIPEKLINLLEVYDRYKIDIAVTGESGAGKSSLINAFQGVRPDDDSAAPTGVVETTMQATLYLLPNLPQVRMWDLPGMGTPTFTSKSYTKTMNLHLYDIFMVVMSERVRENNMILIDAIIEQKKPFYAIRSKIDNEMRSQRRKRGFSEESALNQMKEDGEKYMKEKNVDNPVFLISAHEPLNYEMPKLLDTFRNELPQVRAELFSNFLEKILHGGWFTARYATQDARKTEKIPAEDITKLHNMHKDTGFGAVKVKAILEALNHFRTDVAVLGETGSGASSLVNALTGMKKEVYGAAMSSGYPGVRFWGMSGIEAIMDYSMYEMKQVLRGYDFCIIIVSDLQGPRHIQLANAISELKRNFFLVQTKVDCYLQAQGDFGCDDTEILDGLRAQNITELQRARLPELQIFLINSLDKSTLDFAVLESALTMELNTTRNIAFAHYVAKVLRQ from the exons ATGGATGG CCCTTACTCGACAGAAAAACTTCCAGAAGATCTTATTGACAAAATCAAGGATACTTTTGCCTCTGAAAGCCCTGGAGAAATTCCCGAAAAACTTATCAATCTTTTGGAAGTGTATGACCGCTATAAGATAGATATCGCTGTGACCGGAGAGTCTGGAGCAGGAAAATCGTCGCTCATcaatgcatttcaaggagtgcGTCCTGATGATGATAGCGCAGCTCCAACTGGAGTTGTAGAAACCACAATGCAAGCAACTCTGTATCTGCTTCCCAATTTACCACAGGTCAGAATGTGGGATCTTCCAGGCATGGGCACTCCTACATTTACATCAAAGAGTTACACAAAGACAATGAACCTTCACTTATATGATATCTTTATGGTGGTGATGTCTGAGCGAGTCAGAGAAAACAACATGATCTTGATTGATGCAATTATCGAACAAAAGAAGCCATTTTATGCAATCAGATCAAAAATTGATAATGAAATGCGGTCCCAGAGAAGGAAACGTGGCTTCTCTGAAGAAAGTGCCttgaatcaaatgaaagaaGATGGTGAAAAATATATGAAAGAGAAGAATGTGGACAACCCCGTGTTCCTAATTTCAGCCCACGAACCGCTTAATTATGAGATGCCGAAGCTCCTAGATACTTTTAGGAATGAGCTTCCTCAGGTCAGGGCAGAGCTATTTTCGAATTTTCTAGAAAAGATTCTTCATGGAGGATGGTTTACAGCAAG GTATGCTACACAGGATGCCCGAAAGACTGAAAAAATACCAGCTGAGGACATCACAAAGTTACACAATATGCACAAAGATACAGGTTTTGGAGCTGTGAAAGTCAAAGCTATACTGGAGGCCCTGAATCACTTTCGAACTGATGTGGCAGTTTTGGGTGAGACAGGGTCTGGAGCATCATCTCTGGTAAATGCCTTAACTGGGATGAAGAAGGAGGTGTATGGTGCAGCCATGAGTTCTGGATACCCTGGGGTCCGCTTCTGGGGCATGTCTGGCATAGAAGCAATCATGGATTACTCGATGTATGAGATGAAACAAGTTCTGCGTGGTTATGACTTTTGCATCATCATCGTATCTGACTTGCAGGGCCCACGGCATATACAACTAGCCAATGCTATCAGTGAATTAAAGAGGAATTTCTTCTTGGTCCAGACCAAAGTAGATTGTTATCTACAGGCTCAAGGTGATTTTGGCTGTGATGACACCGAAATACTTGATGGGCTCCGGGCACAAAATATCACAGAACTTCAGAGGGCAAGACTACCTGAACTGCAAATTTTTCTCATCAACAGCCTAGACAAAAGTACATTGGACTTTGCTGTTTTGGAGAGTGCACTGACCATGGAACTCAACACGACCAGGAATATCGCTTTTGCACATTATGTAGCAAAAGTACTGAGACAATGA